One genomic segment of Mycolicibacterium chubuense NBB4 includes these proteins:
- a CDS encoding PE-PPE domain-containing protein: MFASAAVAFSAATPAMAASTALVIGGIGAGTMNDLEMAPLLGGALKNEARVNVGWPAQAGPMTGTGDMTLGASIGIGVTNLTAGINSALGNLDRDADGNVVNGEKVTVVGLSAGSLVVDEVLRQMMAQGTMPDPSELTFILVEDSSRQQLIKDSTYNSKLDYTYHTPPATPYDVVVVTGEYDGFADFPDRPWNALAVANAMAGIIVVHVPVMYYGDLSKVPAEDVTVTVNSQGGTTTHYLIPTTTLPLVQLFPALKPKEAELKAKIDAGYSRNDPAPATATATATAAKAVAATAAAVPTAAPAVEKAPAVPTTDTTSARAARAQDRAQAKADAAAARQARKEARAAAKADAAAARQARKEARAAAKADAAGSSPEKSGASDSSGSSK, translated from the coding sequence GTGTTTGCCTCGGCCGCGGTGGCCTTCTCGGCCGCCACGCCGGCGATGGCGGCCAGCACAGCTCTGGTCATCGGTGGTATCGGCGCGGGCACCATGAACGACCTGGAGATGGCGCCGCTCCTCGGCGGGGCATTGAAGAACGAGGCCCGGGTCAACGTCGGCTGGCCGGCGCAGGCCGGCCCGATGACCGGCACCGGCGATATGACGCTGGGCGCCTCCATCGGGATCGGCGTCACCAACCTGACGGCCGGCATCAACTCGGCGTTGGGCAATCTCGACCGGGACGCCGACGGCAACGTCGTCAACGGCGAGAAGGTCACGGTGGTCGGGCTGTCGGCGGGCTCCCTGGTGGTCGACGAGGTGCTGCGCCAGATGATGGCGCAAGGCACCATGCCGGACCCCAGTGAGCTGACCTTCATCCTCGTGGAGGACTCCAGCCGTCAGCAGCTGATCAAGGACTCGACGTACAACTCCAAGCTGGATTACACCTACCACACCCCGCCGGCCACGCCTTACGACGTCGTCGTCGTCACCGGGGAGTACGACGGCTTCGCGGACTTCCCCGATCGTCCATGGAATGCGCTGGCGGTCGCGAACGCCATGGCCGGGATCATCGTCGTCCACGTGCCGGTGATGTACTACGGCGACCTGTCGAAGGTCCCAGCAGAAGACGTCACGGTGACGGTCAACTCCCAGGGCGGCACGACGACTCACTACCTGATCCCGACGACGACTCTTCCGCTGGTGCAGTTGTTCCCCGCGTTGAAGCCGAAGGAGGCCGAGCTGAAGGCCAAGATCGACGCGGGCTACAGCCGCAACGATCCGGCGCCCGCCACCGCCACCGCCACCGCCACCGCCGCGAAGGCCGTCGCCGCCACAGCTGCGGCGGTGCCGACGGCGGCACCCGCAGTCGAGAAGGCACCGGCGGTGCCGACCACCGACACCACCTCCGCGCGCGCGGCCAGGGCGCAGGATCGGGCACAGGCCAAGGCCGACGCGGCCGCCGCGCGCCAAGCCCGCAAGGAAGCCAGAGCTGCCGCCAAGGCCGACGCCGCGGCGGCTCGCCAGGCCCGCAAGGAAGCCAGGGCCGCCGCCAAGGCGGACGCCGCAGGCTCCTCGCCCGAGAAATCCGGGGCGTCCGACTCCTCCGGCTCCTCGAAGTAA
- a CDS encoding TetR/AcrR family transcriptional regulator yields MRSRGWAGATPASDEEAIARILDAVDEVVAEHGPAIRLADVARRLGVTRQTVYRYFPNADALLISSGMRAVNGFIDQVVEHVSGVNDPVPAVVECVSFAVEKLAGDPQLENLLTRRPDGEAVTSLTSDTAITFCLGFFHRLDVDWKLHGFDDTALGELAEMTLRTLQSMLTDPGLPPRDETALRCFVARWLGPAVLYPRMASLPTWHGGEFQSAPK; encoded by the coding sequence ATGCGTAGCCGGGGGTGGGCGGGTGCGACACCGGCCTCGGACGAGGAGGCAATCGCCAGGATCCTCGACGCGGTGGACGAGGTGGTCGCCGAACACGGACCAGCGATACGCCTCGCCGACGTCGCCCGCAGGCTGGGGGTCACCCGCCAGACGGTGTACCGCTACTTTCCCAATGCCGACGCGCTACTCATATCGAGCGGGATGCGGGCGGTCAACGGATTCATCGATCAGGTCGTCGAGCACGTCAGCGGCGTCAACGACCCAGTCCCTGCTGTCGTCGAATGCGTGTCGTTCGCGGTCGAAAAGCTCGCCGGTGACCCACAATTGGAGAATCTCCTGACCCGGCGACCCGACGGCGAGGCGGTGACCTCGCTGACCTCCGACACAGCGATCACTTTCTGCTTAGGGTTCTTTCACCGCCTCGATGTCGATTGGAAGCTTCACGGTTTCGACGACACCGCGCTCGGTGAGCTCGCTGAGATGACCCTCCGCACTCTGCAATCCATGCTGACCGATCCTGGGCTACCCCCACGCGATGAAACGGCGCTGCGCTGCTTCGTTGCCCGCTGGCTCGGTCCAGCGGTCCTCTATCCACGGATGGCGTCGCTGCCGACCTGGCACGGCGGCGAATTTCAGAGTGCGCCGAAGTAG
- a CDS encoding L,D-transpeptidase, whose translation MSGWTRTHLIDAVKAAGVAFIAGCALALSAGPAVAEPAPGDPGIVVSGPAAGQDPTPFTGVAPFGPPKVLPGNGATVGVAQPIIVNFPGLVDDSGAAERAVHVSSVPPVPGKFYWMTPTQLRWRPLSFWPAHTAVTVDAGGAVSSFQTGDSLVATADDATHQLTITRNGAVEKTIPMSMGMSAGGHQTPNGTYYVQEKMPSVVMDSSTYGVPVNSTYGYRTTVELAVRFDDSGDFVHSAPWSVGDQGKRDVSHGCINISPSNAKWFFDNFNAGDPIVVKNSSGGTYSRHDGSNDWQL comes from the coding sequence ATGTCCGGCTGGACGAGGACCCACCTCATCGACGCTGTGAAAGCGGCGGGAGTGGCTTTCATTGCGGGCTGTGCGCTGGCGCTGAGCGCGGGTCCGGCAGTCGCGGAACCGGCTCCCGGGGACCCGGGAATCGTCGTCTCGGGGCCCGCCGCCGGCCAGGACCCGACACCGTTCACCGGCGTAGCGCCCTTCGGGCCGCCGAAGGTCCTCCCGGGCAACGGCGCGACGGTGGGCGTGGCCCAGCCGATCATCGTCAACTTCCCGGGCCTCGTGGACGACTCCGGCGCGGCCGAACGCGCTGTGCACGTCTCGTCGGTTCCGCCGGTTCCCGGCAAGTTCTACTGGATGACGCCCACCCAGCTGCGCTGGCGTCCGCTGAGCTTCTGGCCCGCTCACACCGCGGTGACCGTCGACGCGGGCGGCGCGGTGTCGAGCTTCCAGACCGGCGACAGCCTGGTCGCCACCGCCGACGACGCCACCCACCAACTGACCATCACCCGCAACGGGGCTGTCGAGAAGACCATTCCGATGTCGATGGGGATGAGCGCCGGCGGCCACCAGACCCCGAACGGCACCTACTACGTCCAGGAGAAGATGCCGTCTGTGGTGATGGATTCCTCGACGTACGGCGTTCCGGTCAACTCGACCTACGGCTACCGGACGACGGTCGAGCTCGCCGTCCGCTTCGACGACAGCGGCGACTTCGTGCACAGCGCCCCGTGGTCGGTGGGCGACCAGGGTAAGCGCGACGTCAGCCATGGCTGCATCAACATCAGCCCGAGCAACGCGAAGTGGTTCTTCGACAACTTCAACGCCGGCGATCCCATCGTGGTGAAGAACTCCAGCGGCGGCACCTACTCCAGGCACGACGGATCCAACGACTGGCAGCTCTGA
- the trxA gene encoding thioredoxin: MIRVTGESGELSVGDTEPQAAEGCVVQTTNVKCAECGQVNRVPAAASGTPRCASCHQPLPWIAVAGDRDFTDIVEKSKVPVLVDLWATWCGPCRMVSPALEQLARERAGRLKLVKVDVDAAPQIAARFSVQAVPTLLVTKGGTVLARQSGAAPVAALRTWLDQALAADSSAQSQS; the protein is encoded by the coding sequence ATGATTCGCGTGACCGGCGAGAGCGGTGAACTCTCCGTCGGTGACACCGAACCACAGGCGGCTGAGGGGTGTGTTGTGCAGACGACCAACGTGAAATGCGCCGAGTGCGGACAAGTCAACCGGGTACCCGCGGCCGCCAGCGGCACACCACGCTGCGCGAGCTGTCACCAGCCGCTCCCCTGGATCGCCGTCGCCGGTGACCGGGACTTCACCGACATCGTCGAGAAGTCGAAAGTGCCCGTGCTGGTCGATCTCTGGGCCACCTGGTGCGGCCCGTGCCGCATGGTCAGCCCCGCACTCGAGCAGCTCGCCAGGGAACGCGCCGGCCGGCTGAAGCTCGTCAAGGTCGACGTGGACGCGGCGCCGCAGATAGCGGCACGCTTCTCCGTCCAGGCAGTGCCGACTCTTCTGGTCACGAAGGGAGGCACGGTACTTGCCCGCCAGTCGGGCGCAGCGCCTGTCGCGGCACTGAGGACCTGGCTGGACCAGGCGCTCGCCGCCGACTCGAGCGCGCAAAGCCAGTCGTGA
- a CDS encoding cytochrome C oxidase subunit IV family protein, which translates to MTTYLRHPLTLVWAVLTAVTVVSWLTARDGGAAHHLNVTVTVVVLLIAAVKTQLVIWHFMEVRTAPRWLKLLTSGWLVAVVGLLLGVYFGAL; encoded by the coding sequence GTGACCACCTATCTGCGCCACCCGCTCACCCTGGTATGGGCAGTGCTCACCGCGGTGACCGTGGTCTCGTGGCTGACCGCACGCGACGGCGGAGCGGCCCACCACCTCAACGTCACGGTCACCGTCGTCGTGCTACTGATCGCGGCGGTCAAGACACAACTGGTGATCTGGCACTTCATGGAGGTCCGGACAGCGCCCCGCTGGCTCAAGCTCCTCACCAGCGGCTGGCTGGTCGCTGTCGTCGGCCTGCTGCTGGGTGTCTACTTCGGCGCACTCTGA
- a CDS encoding DUF1906 domain-containing protein: protein MLNVATAFAPSASAAGPRLIDFTERLVRPDQIKSAGFAGALVYVSEVRPGADFDFKPVTREYADAMRANGLHIVSCYQYGKPGWPTPSDFTRGFDGGVADAQTALRLHDAAGGPDSAPIFFSVDEDIDLQTWKSPAVEWLRGIGSVLGVERTGIYGHSRACGWAIGDGVIGHSSSAGYRWAWQTSAWSQGEREPAAVLYQSAVNTASTPGPLIGGIHVDVDDVLAADFGQWDLKR from the coding sequence CTGCTGAACGTCGCCACGGCGTTCGCGCCGAGCGCTTCGGCAGCCGGGCCCCGGCTGATCGACTTCACGGAGCGGCTGGTCCGGCCGGATCAGATCAAGTCGGCCGGATTCGCCGGAGCGCTCGTCTATGTGTCCGAGGTGCGGCCGGGCGCCGACTTCGATTTCAAGCCCGTCACCCGCGAGTACGCGGACGCGATGCGCGCGAACGGTCTGCACATCGTCAGCTGTTACCAGTACGGCAAGCCTGGTTGGCCGACCCCATCGGACTTCACCCGTGGATTCGACGGCGGAGTGGCGGATGCGCAGACTGCCCTGCGCCTTCATGATGCCGCCGGTGGACCGGACTCCGCGCCGATCTTCTTCAGCGTCGATGAGGACATCGACCTCCAGACCTGGAAAAGCCCTGCCGTCGAATGGCTTCGAGGGATCGGGTCCGTTCTGGGCGTCGAACGCACCGGCATCTACGGCCATTCGCGGGCGTGCGGATGGGCGATCGGCGACGGCGTCATCGGGCACTCGTCGAGCGCCGGCTACCGGTGGGCGTGGCAGACCAGCGCGTGGTCGCAGGGTGAACGTGAGCCCGCTGCGGTGCTGTATCAGAGCGCGGTCAACACCGCATCGACGCCCGGTCCGCTCATCGGCGGAATCCATGTCGACGTGGACGACGTTCTCGCCGCCGACTTCGGGCAGTGGGACTTGAAGCGCTGA
- a CDS encoding MFS transporter produces MTVDERKARTGDNYRWVALTNTTAAVFMSALDGSIVIISLPAIFRGIDLDPLAPANIAYLLWMIMGYRLVQSVLVVTLGRIGDMFGRVRVYNFGFTVFTFASIMLSFDPFHGAAAAQWLIGWRLLQAVGGSMLTANSAAILTDAFPPDRRGFALGFNQVAALGGQFIGLVAGGLLAAWDWRAVFWVNVPVGIFGTVWAYRRLRDNGERHRGRIDWWGNITFAVGLSAVLIAITSGIQPHGDQPTGWNSPFVLGTLTAGVVLLIAFVVIESRVAEPMIRLSLFKIRAFSAGNAAALAAALAQGGLQFMLIIWLQGIWLPLHGYDYAETPLWAGVFLLPLTAGFLVAGPTAGSLSDRFGARGIASAGMALFGLSFVGLLLLPIDFSYWAFAVLIALNGVGSGMFSAPNTSAIMSSVLPGERGVASGMRATFQNSGTALSIGVFFSLMIVGLAASLPGSLSSGLTAQGVPPPVAQQVASLPPVSTLFAAVLGVNPLEHLLEPSGVLTQLPPGNRDAITGREFFPHLISGPFHHGLGVVFGVSIALAVLAGIASLARGRVDRP; encoded by the coding sequence ATGACAGTCGACGAACGGAAGGCCCGCACCGGCGACAACTACCGCTGGGTGGCACTGACGAACACCACCGCGGCGGTCTTCATGTCCGCGCTCGACGGCTCCATCGTCATCATCTCGCTGCCGGCCATCTTCCGCGGCATCGATCTGGACCCGCTGGCCCCCGCCAACATCGCATACCTGCTCTGGATGATCATGGGGTACCGGCTGGTGCAGTCGGTTCTCGTCGTCACGCTCGGACGCATCGGTGACATGTTCGGCAGGGTGCGCGTGTACAACTTCGGCTTCACCGTGTTCACCTTCGCGTCGATCATGTTGTCGTTCGATCCGTTTCACGGCGCCGCGGCGGCGCAGTGGCTCATCGGCTGGCGGCTGCTGCAGGCCGTCGGGGGGTCGATGCTCACCGCGAATTCGGCCGCCATCCTGACCGACGCGTTCCCGCCCGACCGGCGCGGTTTCGCGCTCGGGTTCAACCAGGTCGCCGCCCTCGGCGGCCAGTTCATCGGGCTCGTCGCGGGCGGCCTGCTCGCAGCCTGGGACTGGCGCGCGGTGTTCTGGGTCAACGTGCCCGTCGGCATCTTCGGCACCGTCTGGGCATACCGGCGGCTCCGCGACAACGGCGAGCGGCACCGCGGCCGCATCGACTGGTGGGGGAACATCACGTTCGCGGTGGGACTGTCGGCCGTGCTCATCGCGATCACCTCCGGTATCCAGCCCCACGGTGATCAGCCCACCGGCTGGAACAGCCCGTTCGTCCTCGGCACGCTCACCGCCGGCGTGGTGTTGCTCATCGCCTTCGTCGTCATCGAGTCCCGCGTCGCCGAACCGATGATCCGCCTGAGCCTGTTCAAGATCCGCGCGTTCAGTGCAGGCAACGCGGCCGCGCTGGCGGCCGCGCTGGCACAGGGCGGCCTGCAGTTCATGCTCATCATCTGGCTGCAGGGCATCTGGCTGCCGCTGCACGGCTACGACTATGCCGAGACTCCGCTGTGGGCGGGCGTTTTCCTGCTGCCGTTGACGGCCGGCTTCCTGGTCGCCGGACCGACGGCAGGCTCGTTGTCCGACCGATTCGGGGCCCGCGGTATCGCCTCGGCGGGGATGGCACTGTTCGGTCTGAGTTTCGTCGGGCTGCTCCTGCTGCCGATCGACTTCTCCTACTGGGCGTTCGCCGTCTTGATCGCGCTCAACGGCGTCGGCAGCGGGATGTTCTCGGCGCCCAACACCTCGGCCATCATGAGCAGCGTGCTGCCCGGCGAACGTGGCGTGGCATCGGGAATGCGCGCGACATTTCAGAACAGCGGAACGGCACTGTCGATCGGCGTGTTCTTCTCGCTGATGATCGTCGGTCTGGCCGCCAGTCTGCCCGGCTCGCTGTCCAGCGGCCTCACCGCACAAGGGGTGCCACCGCCGGTGGCGCAGCAGGTCGCGTCGTTGCCGCCGGTGTCGACGCTGTTCGCCGCGGTCCTCGGGGTCAATCCGCTGGAACACCTGCTCGAACCCAGCGGGGTGCTCACGCAGCTGCCACCGGGCAACCGCGATGCCATCACCGGTCGCGAATTCTTCCCGCATCTCATCAGCGGTCCGTTCCACCACGGGCTGGGCGTCGTGTTCGGCGTCTCGATCGCCTTGGCCGTCCTGGCGGGTATCGCCTCGCTGGCCCGCGGCCGGGTCGACCGCCCCTAG
- a CDS encoding carboxylesterase family protein: MAHRVVDASCGPLLVHDDGTLITARGIVYATAERFTAPVPAPTHSDVHDATRRGPACPQLRSRLEFVTGPVVDGLARSEACQVLSVTAPCDAQGLPVMVWFHGGAYMSGGGEAPKYDPDAVAADGRVVVVSVTYRLGIFGYLNPCAGGDGNLGLRDQIQALRWVQRNIAAFGGDPAQVTIFGQSAGGDSVFSLVLSEETTGLFHRAILQSAPLGLRRGREAMTAAMRAAVVDALDDAEPEEAGVERLLEAQTVAVAAAQRFGLIGGLPFAPIEGLDPLPPGATTNRRLAEVARQVEILVGYTRDDAAPFVAMDPRGRRLRRLGLPGRRLGRLAGARMTNRIFGQPARDLAELWTSHGGRAATFRVDWSPPGAPLGACHCIELPLLFSAQRWADAPMLGSRPDPVDTDLAGRVRGYWAAFAHGGVSGLENPTLRI; this comes from the coding sequence GTGGCGCACAGAGTCGTAGACGCGAGTTGTGGTCCGCTTCTCGTCCATGACGACGGCACCCTGATCACGGCGCGGGGAATCGTCTATGCGACTGCGGAACGATTCACCGCGCCCGTTCCCGCTCCCACACACAGCGACGTACACGATGCAACACGGCGTGGTCCGGCGTGCCCGCAGTTGCGGTCCCGCTTGGAGTTCGTGACGGGTCCGGTCGTCGACGGACTCGCTCGTAGCGAGGCATGCCAGGTGCTCAGCGTCACCGCCCCGTGCGACGCGCAGGGACTCCCGGTGATGGTGTGGTTTCACGGTGGGGCGTACATGTCGGGTGGCGGGGAGGCGCCCAAGTACGACCCCGACGCGGTGGCCGCCGATGGCCGCGTGGTCGTCGTCTCCGTCACCTACCGACTCGGCATCTTCGGATATCTCAACCCCTGTGCCGGAGGGGACGGGAATCTCGGCTTGCGGGACCAAATTCAGGCGCTGCGTTGGGTTCAGCGGAACATCGCCGCATTCGGTGGCGACCCCGCGCAGGTCACGATCTTCGGACAGTCGGCCGGCGGAGACTCCGTGTTCTCGCTCGTCCTCAGTGAGGAGACGACCGGTCTGTTCCACCGCGCAATCCTGCAGAGCGCCCCGCTCGGCTTACGGCGGGGCAGAGAGGCGATGACGGCCGCCATGCGCGCCGCGGTCGTCGACGCGCTGGACGACGCCGAACCCGAAGAGGCCGGCGTGGAGCGGCTGCTGGAGGCTCAGACCGTTGCCGTCGCCGCCGCACAGCGATTCGGCCTCATCGGCGGCCTGCCGTTCGCCCCGATCGAGGGACTCGACCCTCTACCGCCCGGTGCCACCACGAACCGGCGCCTCGCCGAGGTCGCGCGGCAGGTCGAAATACTCGTGGGGTACACCCGCGACGACGCTGCCCCGTTCGTCGCCATGGATCCGCGCGGACGGCGCCTTCGACGTCTCGGCCTGCCTGGCCGGCGTCTCGGCCGGCTGGCCGGTGCCCGGATGACGAACCGGATCTTCGGTCAGCCGGCCCGCGACCTCGCCGAACTGTGGACGTCACACGGGGGTCGCGCGGCGACATTCCGCGTCGACTGGTCACCCCCGGGAGCGCCGCTGGGAGCATGTCACTGCATCGAGTTGCCCCTCTTGTTCTCCGCGCAGCGCTGGGCCGATGCGCCGATGCTCGGCTCGCGGCCCGACCCCGTCGATACAGACCTGGCCGGCAGAGTGCGCGGCTATTGGGCTGCGTTCGCGCACGGCGGCGTATCCGGGCTGGAGAACCCGACGCTGCGGATCTGA
- a CDS encoding GlcG/HbpS family heme-binding protein, with amino-acid sequence MTVDLATAVRMIAAAHAEAEKRSILVSAAVVDAGGHLVAFGRMDGAEIAGPVLAVDKAYTSVANRIATSELATLAAPGGDLFGLHTSGGGRFVIFGGGVPVTIDGVVVGGVGVSGASAAEDEACALAALRCLG; translated from the coding sequence ATGACCGTCGACCTGGCTACCGCGGTGCGCATGATCGCCGCCGCGCACGCCGAAGCCGAGAAGCGATCGATTCTCGTGTCGGCCGCCGTGGTCGATGCCGGCGGGCATCTCGTCGCGTTCGGCAGAATGGACGGCGCAGAGATCGCGGGACCCGTTCTCGCCGTGGACAAGGCGTACACGTCCGTCGCGAACCGCATCGCCACCTCCGAACTGGCCACCCTGGCCGCACCCGGCGGGGATCTCTTCGGCTTGCACACCAGCGGCGGCGGGCGCTTCGTCATCTTCGGCGGCGGCGTCCCCGTCACGATCGACGGTGTCGTGGTCGGCGGAGTCGGCGTCAGCGGCGCGAGTGCCGCCGAAGACGAGGCCTGTGCCCTCGCGGCTCTGAGGTGTCTGGGCTAG
- a CDS encoding cytochrome c oxidase subunit 3 family protein: MTDATTQLRTATGDATRKATARGRVPGESSMWFFVIGDLIIFGVYFVVYMYYRGQNHDLFLASQAKLNTDIGAVNTVVLLTSSLFVALGTSAARDGKGTDAYRLFWLALAAGAVFPVLKAFEYIPEITAGLTPGTNVFFMFYFVMTGMHLCHVFLGLVILSFVLRNLRGPAAPRISLTETGATYWHMVDLLWIMLFALLYVMR, translated from the coding sequence ATGACCGACGCCACGACACAGCTGCGCACCGCCACTGGCGATGCGACCCGAAAAGCCACAGCGCGCGGGCGTGTTCCCGGCGAGTCGAGCATGTGGTTCTTCGTCATCGGAGACCTGATCATCTTCGGTGTCTACTTCGTCGTCTACATGTACTACCGCGGTCAGAACCACGACCTGTTCCTGGCGAGCCAGGCGAAGCTGAACACCGACATCGGGGCCGTCAACACCGTTGTGCTGCTGACCAGTTCGCTGTTCGTCGCGCTGGGAACCTCCGCGGCCCGCGACGGAAAGGGCACCGACGCCTACCGGCTGTTCTGGCTGGCGCTGGCCGCCGGCGCCGTCTTCCCGGTGCTCAAGGCGTTCGAGTACATCCCCGAGATCACCGCCGGTCTGACGCCGGGAACGAACGTGTTCTTCATGTTCTACTTCGTGATGACCGGTATGCACCTGTGCCACGTGTTCCTCGGGCTGGTGATCCTGTCCTTCGTCCTCCGCAACCTCCGCGGCCCGGCCGCGCCGCGAATCTCACTGACGGAAACCGGCGCGACCTACTGGCACATGGTCGACCTCTTGTGGATCATGTTGTTCGCGCTGCTCTACGTGATGAGGTGA
- a CDS encoding MarR family winged helix-turn-helix transcriptional regulator — MRPGPDPEAVARALFLCMGLLRRRLRQTPTGDVLTFPQIAALSRLDRSGPATGADLARQEQISPQSMGATLGELEARGFITREQDPTDGRRILLSISAAGKREVTRRRSARVEQIAAGLVDFTDAELEQLAAAAPLIERLAYHL, encoded by the coding sequence ATGCGGCCAGGCCCCGACCCCGAAGCAGTGGCGCGAGCCCTGTTCCTCTGCATGGGTCTGCTGCGCCGGCGGCTTCGCCAGACTCCCACCGGCGACGTGCTGACATTCCCTCAGATCGCGGCGCTGAGCCGGCTCGATCGCAGCGGACCGGCGACCGGGGCCGACTTGGCCCGCCAGGAGCAGATCAGCCCGCAGTCGATGGGCGCCACGCTCGGCGAGCTCGAGGCCCGAGGCTTCATCACACGTGAACAGGATCCCACCGACGGACGACGAATCCTGTTGTCCATCAGTGCTGCCGGCAAGCGTGAGGTCACCCGCCGACGCAGTGCCCGGGTAGAGCAGATCGCCGCCGGGCTCGTGGACTTCACCGACGCCGAACTCGAGCAGCTCGCCGCCGCCGCGCCCCTGATCGAACGACTGGCCTACCACCTCTAG
- a CDS encoding TetR/AcrR family transcriptional regulator: protein MLHNGGVPNSATQREVQRRNTRARLLDAAIVEFQRAGTGSADINAIVKAAGVARSTFYFHFPTKEHVLLELIRRDEQHLAEELARFLETRHDLPTVLTTIIELVLDLESRWGSALFHDVIRLFFSNRPEREQWINHPIFVLLAAEIERARIRGELYDDVDAYHSAAFFLLGVYALLTTVGESRSERDVALKKFVTSTLRSLQPV, encoded by the coding sequence GTGCTGCACAATGGAGGTGTGCCGAACAGTGCCACCCAGCGCGAAGTGCAGCGCCGAAATACCCGGGCGCGGCTGCTGGACGCCGCGATCGTGGAGTTTCAGCGTGCCGGCACGGGCTCGGCGGACATCAACGCCATCGTCAAGGCCGCCGGAGTGGCACGGAGCACGTTCTACTTCCACTTCCCGACCAAGGAGCACGTCCTCCTCGAGCTGATCCGCCGAGACGAGCAGCACCTCGCCGAAGAGCTCGCCCGGTTCCTCGAGACCCGCCACGATCTGCCGACGGTGCTGACGACGATCATCGAGTTGGTCTTGGACCTCGAAAGTCGTTGGGGCTCAGCGCTGTTCCACGATGTGATCCGTCTCTTCTTCTCCAACCGACCCGAACGCGAACAGTGGATCAACCACCCGATCTTCGTTCTGCTTGCCGCCGAGATCGAACGCGCGCGCATTCGTGGCGAACTCTACGACGATGTCGACGCCTACCACAGCGCGGCGTTCTTCCTGCTCGGTGTTTACGCCCTGCTCACCACCGTCGGGGAATCCCGGTCCGAACGGGATGTGGCGCTGAAGAAATTCGTCACGAGCACCTTGCGCAGCCTGCAGCCGGTGTAG
- a CDS encoding PPOX class F420-dependent oxidoreductase: MSQSPLSESAKEMLAKANPAVISTVRSDGQPVSAATWYLLRGDRVLVNMDQGRKRLEHLRNDPRVSLTVLDEADWYTHVTIIGRVAQMYDDEDLADIDALSRHYTGQEYPQRDRPRISAWIEVDRVHGWGSQKNNDQPDGRQ; encoded by the coding sequence ATGTCGCAGTCACCCTTGTCGGAATCAGCGAAAGAGATGCTGGCCAAGGCCAACCCGGCAGTGATCAGTACCGTCAGATCCGACGGCCAGCCGGTTTCGGCGGCGACGTGGTACCTCCTGCGAGGCGACCGCGTCCTGGTCAACATGGATCAAGGCCGGAAACGGTTGGAACACCTCAGGAACGACCCGCGGGTATCGCTGACCGTTCTCGACGAGGCGGATTGGTACACGCATGTGACGATCATCGGCCGGGTCGCGCAGATGTACGACGACGAAGACCTGGCGGACATCGACGCGCTGTCTCGCCACTACACCGGCCAGGAATATCCTCAGCGCGACCGGCCACGCATCAGCGCGTGGATCGAGGTCGACCGAGTGCACGGTTGGGGTTCGCAGAAGAACAACGACCAGCCGGACGGTCGGCAGTAG